CCTATTAACTTCACAGTTTCTTTGGAATTGGTCTTGGGATCTACTATTCCTATTAAGCTGGGATCAATATTTTCTTCAATACCGTAGCCTACTTTTAAATGATCCGATACAGTAGTCTTTGTTCTGGTGAAAATACCTACTCCTAGGTCAAAACCAAAATTCAGGTTTTCTTCAAGGATAGATTCTGTTTTTTCAACGAATTCTTCCAGATTTTCATGTCTTATGGTGACTACTATGTCTCCAACAGAAACTAAAAGTTCAACTTCTTTTCCTTTCACAGTAATGATCTTTCTATCAG
The DNA window shown above is from Methanobacterium sp. and carries:
- the mcrD gene encoding methyl-coenzyme M reductase operon protein D, whose product is MEQIKAIDVKIFPHRRLKPETTEKILNELLDLEGVLRFLVNGESLPKVVGYGPARGTSVNHPDRKIITVKGKEVELLVSVGDIVVTIRHENLEEFVEKTESILEENLNFGFDLGVGIFTRTKTTVSDHLKVGYGIEENIDPSLIGIVDPKTNSKETVKLIGD